The genomic segment GCAGGTAGGTGAGGCAATGGCAATGGTTAAAGCACTTAACCGGATCACACTGTTAGGAATGCCAAACAGCGTCCGCATCATGTAACAATCGCCCTGATAGGGAGGAAGTCGTCACAAATTTCGAGCCTGTTTAGAAATTTGTGTATTTGCCTGATTTTGATATGTTCAATCCAACATCAAAAACAGGTTAATTTATGGACGAAAAACAGTTGCAGGCTCTGGCTAACGAACTGGCCAAAAATCTCAAAACCCCTGAAGATCTCAGTCACTTCGATCGGCTGCTGAAAAAAATCAGCGTCGAAGCAGCTCTCAATGCCGAAATGACCCATCACCTCGGCTACGATAAAAATCAGCCTAAACCGGGGACCAACGCCCGCAACGGCTATTCCACAAAAACCGTTACCACTGGCGATGGCCCGCTGGCGCTGCGTACTCCGCGCGATCGTGACGGTTCCTTTGAACCGCAACTGGTGAAGAAGAACCAGACCCGGATTACCGGGATGGATAACCAGATTTTATCGTTGTACGCCAAAGGGATGACCACCCGCGAGATCGCCGCCGCGTTCAAAGAGCTGTATGACGCCGATGTCTCGCCGGCGCTGGTCTCAAAGGTCACCGATGCGGTCATGGAGCAGGTTGTCGAATGGCAAAACCGGCCTCTGGATGCAGTCTATCCCATTGTTTATCTTGACTGTATCGTTCTAAAAGTCCGGCAGGACAGCCGCATCATCAACAAATCTGTGTTCCTGGCGCTGGGCATCAACATCGAAGGCCAGAAAGAGTTGCTAGGTATGTGGCTGGCCGAAAATGAAGGCGCAAAGTTCTGGCTGAACGTGCTGACAGAGCTGAAAAACCGCGGCCTGAACGATATCCTTATCGCCTGCGTAGACGGGCTGAAAGGTTTCCCTGACGCTATTAACGCGGTGTATCCGGAGGCGCGGCTCCAGCTGTGTATCGTACATATGGTGCGCAACAGCCTGCGGTTCGTCTCCTGGAAGGACTACAAGGCCGTCACCCGCGACCTGAAAGCTATCTATCAGGCCCCTACGGAAGAAGCCGGCTTGCAGGCGCTGGAAGCGTTCTCCAGTGCCTGGGACATCCGCTACCCGCAAATAAGTCGAAGCTGGCAGGCAAACTGGGCCAATCTGGCCACGTTCTTTGCCTACCCAACGGACATCCGCAAGGTGATCTACACGACCAACGCCATCGAGTCGTTAAACAGCGTGATCCGGCATGCCATCAAAAAGCGCAAGGTGTTCCCGACCGACGACGCAGTGAAAAAGGTGGTGTGGCTGGCGATACAGGCGGCCTCACAGAAATGGACAATGCCTTTGAGGGACTGGCGCATGGCAATGAGCCGCTTTATTATCGAGTTCGGTGACCGCCTGGACGGTCACTTCTGAGAAAAGGCATTTACACAGAATCGTGTACAGGGTCCAAATTTCGGATTTATTCAACAAAGCGCGGTCGAGCTTCAGAAGCTCTATATTCTCCTCATCAAGTAAATAGAGCACTGTCTCAGCACCTTTCCGCAGCAGTACATCTGCAAGCCTCTCTCTTTCACAATCAGTTAAGGCACTTAAAACAGCCCAAAGTCTGTTCGTACTGTCTTGAACCGAGCGTTGTTCTTCTGAACCCAACTTTTGGTCTAAGTTTGGGTTGTCTCCTGTGCCATGAAGAATCCAGTCAATAGACACTCTTTCGCTTTTTGATATCTTTTCAAGCACCTCATACCTAGGTTTAGAATTTTTCCTTTTGAAATAATTGCGGATTGTTTCTGAATTAACCCCCCAATCCTCCGCTGATTTTCGCACAGATCGCTCACCTATTAAAAGCTTAATTCTGCCTGCAACAGGTTCTTTTCCTATTTGAACAAAAGTACCTAAAGGTTCTTTTGTTGTTGTCTGGTTTTTTTATTTAATACCATGATTTTTAATCAAAAAAATCTTAAAACGCCGCAGCAATCATTTGACCCATAGCAGCAATCATTTGACCCATAAAAGAACCTTGACTTTGGTTCTTTTATGGGCATATTTAACTTATGCAGATAACCCCTCGGTTATCCCGGCGGTTAACTTTTTAGGATAGATGAATGATGAGTCAAAAAGAAGATCTGTGTGTCGATTGGCACCCTGAAATCATCAAGGCGGAAATCCATAGAGAGAGGACTATCGCTCCGCGCGCTTTCACTGGAGGCGGGGTACAGTAAAGACTCACTTAAAACCGTTTTGCGTACACCATGTAGACCGTATCAGCAAATTATTGCTAATGCGCTGGGGGTAGAGCCGGAAGTGATCTGGCCGAGCCGTTACAGAACGGTAAGCTATATCCGCAAGGTGTCCTGATCATGTTTGTTGTCGCCAAGGAATTAATGAGAGTACCCGGCTTACCCGCGACAACCAAGGGCATTCGCCAGGCACTGTGTCGATATTCGGGAGGTTCACCTGAACTGGTACGCAAACGTCCTGGCACCAAGGCTTTCGAGTACCACATCGATTGTTTGCCAGAACAAACACGCGAGATCATCAAACAGCGGCACTATAAATCTTTGATTGCGCAAGCCCCGGCCCAGCCGGTTGATGAGTCGGTCAAGCGTGGCAGCGCCATCAAGTCACGCGATGAGCTGGCGATCATGCGTCAATGTCCTGCCCTGCTCAAGCGCAAAGTGCAGGCCCTCAACGATCACCAAAAGCAGATTGCCGATGCGCGCATGATGCTGGCACAGGAAGTGATCCGGTTACAGCAGGCCGGCATGACCCACATTGCGGCGGTGACCTTTATCGTCGAGGAGTCAAAGGTCGGTACATTGCCCTAGGCCCTGCAGCGCGCCGCCACGCTGGCCAACGCCCAAAAGGGCCGCACCCGGCAAGGGGTGGGCAAAAGCAGCCTGCAGGAATGGGTGAGTCTCTATCTCAGCGCAGAGCGACCCCAGGAGCGTCTGGCGATACTGGCTTCGGGTCAGCCGAAGAAGCAGCGTCCCGAGGACATGACGTGGTTCTATACGCTCTTCTGGCCGCATTATGCCCGGCCCTGTGGCCCGACGGTGCTGGAAGCCTACCGCACGTTTCAGGCCGACTGGCAGGGCAAATACCATGATCAGCCTGCCATGCTGGCGGCCCTGCCGACCTACGACAAGGTCAATCGCATGGTCAAGCGGGTGGCACCTCACCGACGGGTCAAGGGACGGGTCACCGGTTCGGCGCTTAAGGCGTATCAGGTTTACCAGCAGCGGGATTGGGCACAGATGCCGGTGAACGGCTGCTGGATAGCTGACGGCAAATCGCTGAACATGAAAGTGGCGCCTCCGATACACGGGCGGCCCTTTACCCCGGAGCTGACCCTGGTGCTCGACGGGCGCACCCGCTATCTGGTGGGCTGGAGCCTGTCTCTGGCGGAAAACGCCATCGCGGTGGCCGATGCGTGGCGTTATGCCATCCAGCACCACGGCAAACCGCTGTTTTCCTACTCCGATAACGGCGGTGGTGAGACCAACAAGATGCTGGATGCGGATATCACCGGGATTTTCCCCCGGCTGGGCATTGAGCATATTACCGGTATCCCCGATAACCCGCAGGCGCGGAGCATTATCGAGCGACTTAACGGCGTTCTCCCACGCCGGCTGGCCCTGCGCTTTCAGACCTATAACGGGTTAAGCGCTGACCCCAACGGGACGCGGGTGCAGGGGCAAAAGCTGCTGAGTCTGTCGAATGCCCTGCGTCAGGGGAAAGAGCTGAACCCTGTCCAGCAGAAAACGCTGGCGATATTGCCCAGCTGGCGGCAACTGATAGACGCCATCGAGGAGGAGGTGCAGCGCTATAACCACAGCCACGAGCACAGCGCGCTGCCCAAGGTCAACGGCAAGTCGATGACGCCGGCTGCTTACCGCAAGGCCCTGCTGACCGAGGAAGGAGACAACATTGAATACCTGACGCCGGGCGAATTGCGCGAGATGTTTATGCCGGAAGAGAAACGCGTGGCCCAGCGCGGCTGGGTTGAACTGCTGAATAACCAGTATTTTGCCCGGGAGCTGATTGAGGTAGACCGCCAGACGGTGCGGGTGGCCTACGATATCCATAATCCGAACGAGGTGATTATTCGCCAGATGGACGGCGCTTATCTCTGCACCGCGCTCTGGAATGGCAATACCGTTTCGCCGGTGCCGGTCTCCAGAGTGGAAAAAGCCCTGGAAGCACGCGCTAAACGTCGCATTAAACTGGCTGAAAATAAAATTCAGGATGCGAAAGACGAATTACGCCCGGTGATTGACGCGCCCAGGGAGAACGATTACAGCCTGCTGGTACCCAAGGCAGCGGAACCCGAAAAAGAGAAGGTGTATTTATTTGAA from the Candidatus Sodalis pierantonius str. SOPE genome contains:
- a CDS encoding IS256-like element ISSoEn2 family transposase, which produces MDEKQLQALANELAKNLKTPEDLSHFDRLLKKISVEAALNAEMTHHLGYDKNQPKPGTNARNGYSTKTVTTGDGPLALRTPRDRDGSFEPQLVKKNQTRITGMDNQILSLYAKGMTTREIAAAFKELYDADVSPALVSKVTDAVMEQVVEWQNRPLDAVYPIVYLDCIVLKVRQDSRIINKSVFLALGINIEGQKELLGMWLAENEGAKFWLNVLTELKNRGLNDILIACVDGLKGFPDAINAVYPEARLQLCIVHMVRNSLRFVSWKDYKAVTRDLKAIYQAPTEEAGLQALEAFSSAWDIRYPQISRSWQANWANLATFFAYPTDIRKVIYTTNAIESLNSVIRHAIKKRKVFPTDDAVKKVVWLAIQAASQKWTMPLRDWRMAMSRFIIEFGDRLDGHF
- a CDS encoding DNA-binding protein, which encodes MFVVAKELMRVPGLPATTKGIRQALCRYSGGSPELVRKRPGTKAFEYHIDCLPEQTREIIKQRHYKSLIAQAPAQPVDESVKRGSAIKSRDELAIMRQCPALLKRKVQALNDHQKQIADARMMLAQEVIRLQQAGMTHIAAVTFIVEESKVGTLP
- a CDS encoding Mu transposase C-terminal domain-containing protein; this translates as MSLYLSAERPQERLAILASGQPKKQRPEDMTWFYTLFWPHYARPCGPTVLEAYRTFQADWQGKYHDQPAMLAALPTYDKVNRMVKRVAPHRRVKGRVTGSALKAYQVYQQRDWAQMPVNGCWIADGKSLNMKVAPPIHGRPFTPELTLVLDGRTRYLVGWSLSLAENAIAVADAWRYAIQHHGKPLFSYSDNGGGETNKMLDADITGIFPRLGIEHITGIPDNPQARSIIERLNGVLPRRLALRFQTYNGLSADPNGTRVQGQKLLSLSNALRQGKELNPVQQKTLAILPSWRQLIDAIEEEVQRYNHSHEHSALPKVNGKSMTPAAYRKALLTEEGDNIEYLTPGELREMFMPEEKRVAQRGWVELLNNQYFARELIEVDRQTVRVAYDIHNPNEVIIRQMDGAYLCTALWNGNTVSPVPVSRVEKALEARAKRRIKLAENKIQDAKDELRPVIDAPRENDYSLLVPKAAEPEKEKVYLFESEYEHDIKQVGNNR